ACAGCAATTGGGCCGAGCTCAAGGGTGGCCTCAAGCTGACCAGGGGCAAGCTCGAGTTCGGCGCCGGGCTCGAGACCAGCCTCGGCCGCACCGACTATCGCGATGACCGCGCGATGGCGGATTTCACGATCCGCTTCTGATCCGGAGGGGATTGGGGCCTGCGGAAGCGCGATGCTTTCGCAGGCCCATTTTTTATGGAGACTATCATGGTGGCACGGGCGGCGAGCTGGCTGTTACTGAGTGTCGCCGGCTGCGCCGCGCCGGCCGCGCCGCCGGAGCGCGCGCCGGCCGCGGCGATCGATGCCGACCGGTGCGACGTGGAGCGGGTGCGGGCACTGGTCGGCGAGCCGGCCACGGCTGAGGTCGGCAAGCGTGCCCAGGCGCTGAGCGGGGCAGCGATGCTGCGCTGGATCCGTCCGGGCGAGCCGGTCACGTCCGAATATATGACGAGCCGCCTCACGATCGACGTGGACAGCCGCGGTCGCATCCGCGGCTTTCGGTGCGGCTGAGCCCCTTCGCCTCTTGTCGTCGCGCCCGGCGCCGTCTTTAAGGATGCCGGAAAAACATGAAGGGGCAGGGCATGAGCGACCGCGCGGCAACGGAGAGCAAGACACCGCTGCGGCGCGTCGTGATGGCCAGCCTGATCGGGACCACGATCGAATGGTATGATTTCTTTCTCTACGGCTCGGCCGCGGCGCTGGTTTTCAACAAGCTCTTCTTTCCCGAATATGACCCGCTGACCGGGACCTTGCTCGCCTTTGCTACTTATGCCCTCGGCTTCCTGGCGCGGCCGGTCGGTGGCATCGTCTTCGGCCATTATGGCGATCGGATCGGCCGCAAACGGCTGCTGATGCTGAGCCTGATCCTGATGGGCGTGGCGACGGTGCTGATCGGGCTGCTGCCGACCTACAACCAGATCGGCATTTGGGCGCCGATCGCGCTCATCGCGCTGCGGCTGGTGCAGGGGTTCGCGGTCGGCGGCGAATGGGGCGGCGCGGTGCTGATGGCGGCCGAACATGGCGACGCGGCGCGGCGCGGCTTCTGGGCGAGCTGGCCGCAGGCGGGCGTCCCCGCCGGCAATCTGCTGGCCGCGGCGGTGCTGGCGCTGATGGCGGGCCTGCAGAGCGAGGCGGATTTCCTGGCATGGGGCTGGCGCATTCCGTTCCTGCTCTCGGCGCTGCTGGTGGTGGTCGGGTGGTATATCCGCAACAAGGTGGCCGAGCCGCGCATGTTCGAGGAAGCGATCGAACAGGCCAAAACCCCGCCGAAACTGCCGGCGATCGAGGTGTTCCGCGAGCGGCCCAAGGCGGTTTTGCTCGGCGCCGGCATCCGCGTCGGCGAGAACATCTCCTATTATATCCTCACCGTATTCTCGCTGACCTTCCTAGTCGACGTGGCGGAGGAGACGCGCAGCGTGGCGCTCAACGCCCTGCTGGTAGGCGCGGCGGTGCAGTTCTTCGCCATTCCCCTGTTCGCCTGGCTGTCGGACCGGATCGGCCGGCGCCCGGTCTATGCCTTTGGCGGCATCGGCCTCGCACTCTGGATGTTCGTCTTCTTCCGCCTGCTGGAGAGCGGCGACAATGGCTCGATCATTCTCGCCATCGTCGTCGGCCTTGTCCTCCACGGCGCGATGTACGGGCCGCAAGCGGCGTTCATCACTGAGCTGTTCCCGACCCGGATCCGGTATTCGGGCGTGTCGATCGCCTACCAGCTCACCTCGATCGTCGCCGGATCGCTGGCGCCGATCATCGCCCTGGCGCTCTATCGGGAATATGATTCGGCGCTGCCGGTCGCCATCTATGTGGCCATCGCCTGCGCGATCAGCGGCCTCAGCGCCTTGCTGGCGAAAGAGACCAAGGGCGTCGAGCTGTCGGAGATACGCTGACCCGCGTCAGCCGCCGTAGCAGACCCGCACCGGCACCGTGCCGCCTTCCGTCCATTGCACCCGGCAGCGGGACGGGGCGGGAGCGTCGTCGGCCACATCATAGTCGCCATAGCCCTCGTAGCCGTCCTCGCCGTAGCGATCATATTCGTAGGGATAGGAGCGATCGTAGACATAATGCGCCGTTCCGTTGCCCGCCTCGACGCGGCCGGTTCCCGGATAGAAACGCGGGCCGCGATAGTTGGCGAAGCGTTCGAGGCGGCTGCGATTGTGGCTGAAGAAGCCGTCGTCCCACGATCGCGGCGGCAGCGTGGGCGCACGGCCGGAATAGGTCGGGTAATAGCCCCAGCCCGGTTCTCCGGCCAGGGCCGGCTCCGCGCCGGCAAGAAGCAGGGGCAAGGCGATCCAGAGACGTCCCATATCCACCTCCAGGCGAAGCGGCGCGCGATCGCATGCTTATAGCAGAGGCGCGGAGAGCTGTCTTTCGGCCGTCCGCCGCTGCCCCAAAGCGGAGCAATCTGGAACATGCGATCCGGACAAAGAAAAAGGCCGCCGTCCCGGATGGAACGGCGGCCTTTCCTGTTTGAGCGGAAAGCGCGGGCTTAGCCCTGGGCTTCCTCGGTCTCGCCTTCGGCCTCGGCGGCGGGCGCTTCTTCGTCCGAAGCGATCGTGCCGGGCTCGGCGTTGGCGTCATAGTCTTCGGTGAAGCCGGCCTCGTCCTTCTCGAACATCTCGGCCATGACATCGACGCCCTGCGCCTGCAGCTCGGCCTCTTCGGGCGAGCGTGCGACGTTGACGCGGATGGTCACTGAGACCTCCGGGTGCAGCGCGACGCGGACGTCGTGCATGCCGATCGCCTTGATCGGACGGTCGAGCACGATCTGGTTCTTGCCGACCTTGTGCTTGTCGGCTTCCAGCACCTCGACGAGGTCGCGGGCCGAAACCGAGCCGTAGAGCTGGCCGGTGTTCGAAGCCTGGCGGATCAGCTGAACCGTCACGCCTTCGATGTCCTTCGACTCCTTCTCGGCGACCGACTTGCGCGCGGCATTGTCGGACTCGATCTTGGCGCGATTGGCTTCGAAGACCTTGCGGTTGGCTTCGTTGGCGCGGAGCGCCTTGCCGTTCGGAAGCAGGAAGTTACGGGCGTAGCCGTTCTTCACCTTCACCACATCGCCGATGTGGCCGAGCTTCTCGATACGTTCGAGCAGAATAACGTCCATGGGTCCTGCTCCTTATTTCACGACGTAGGGGAGAAGGCCGAGATGCCGGGCGCGCTTGATCGCCTTGGCGAGCTCGCGCTGCCTCTTGGCCGAAACGGCGGTGATGCGGCTGGGAACGATCTTGCCGCGCTCGGAGACGAAGCCCTGGAGGAGGCGGACGTCCTTATAGTCGATCTTGGGCGCATCGTTGCCGGAGAAGGGGCAGCTTTTGCGGCGGCGGAAAAACGGGCGTGCCATTTTGCTGGAATCCCTCTCTTAAGCTTCGGTCTGCGCGCGGTCGGCGCGCGGGGCGCGATCGCCGCGGTCACCACGATCGCCGCGGTCACCACGCGGGCCACGGTCGCCGCGATCACCACGATCGCCGCGGCCGTCACGGTCGCGCTCGTTGCGGCGCATCATCGCCGACGGGCCGGCTTCGTGCTCTTCGACCTTGATCGTCATGTAGCGGACGACGTCTTCGTTGATCTGGGTCTGGCGCTCCAGTTCCGCGACGAGCGGCGCCGGGGCGTCGATCTCGAGCATGACGTAATGCGCCTTGCGGTTCTTCTGGATGCGGTAGGCGAGGCTGCGGAGACCCCAGGTCTCGGTCTTGACGACCTTGCCGCCATTGTCCTCGATGATCTTGGTGGCGGTTTCCGCCAGCGCGTCGACCTGGGCTTGGGCCAGGTCCTGACGCGCGAGAAAAACATGCTCGTAAAGCGGCATGTAGCGTCCTTCATGTTGGCCGATCGCTGACGCCGCACCATGCGGACGCCCCTCCGGCTGTCGTCTCAATCAATGCAAACCGGGGCCGAAGAGTCGTGCTCTCCGCCCCGGATGCGCGGCTATTGGCCGAACGGGCTGGAAAAAGCAAGGGCGGCTTGCGCTTCGCCGGAGCCTTGGCCTACCAGCCGCCCCAACAGGAGGACAATATGCGCGCATTCATATTCCCCGGACAGGGGAGCCAGGCGGTCGGCATGGGTCGTGCGCTGGCCGAGGCGAGCGCGGTGGCGCGGGCCGTGTTCGAGGAAGTGGACGACGCGCTCGGGCAGAAGCTGTCGCGGCTGATGGCCGACGGCCCGATCGAGGAGCTGACGCTGACCGAGAACGCCCAGCCGGCGATCATGGCCAATGCGCTCGCCACTCTGCGCGTGTCCGGAATCGCGCTCGACAATGCCGACTTCGTCGCCGGCCACAGCCTCGGCGAATATTCGGCCCTGTGCGCGGCGGAAGCGTTCGACCTCGCCACCACGGCGCGGCTGTTGAAGCTGCGCGGCCGCGCGATGCAGGCGGCGGTGCCGGTCGGGCAGGGGGCGATGGCGGCCCTGCTCGGGCTCGGCCTCGAAGCCGCCCAGGAAGTCGCTGCGGAAGCGGCGCAGGGCGAGGTCTGCACGGTCGCCAACGACAACGACCCCAGCCAGGTCGTCGTCTCCGGCCACAAGGCCGCGGTCGAGCGCTCGCTCGAGATCGCCAAGGCCAAGGGCGCCAGGCGCGCCTTGCTGCTGCCGGTCTCGGCGCCGTTCCACTGCCCTTTGATGCAGCCCGCCGCCGACGCGATGGCCGAGGCGCTTGCCGGCGCCGACCTCCGTCCGCCGCTGGTGCCAATCTACGCCAACGTCACCGCCGCGCCGGCCGCCGACCCGGCTGAGATCCGGGCTTTGCTGGTCGAGCAGGTGACCGGCATGGTGCGCTGGCGCGAGAGCGTCGCGGCGATGGCGGAGGCCGGCGTCACCCATTTCGTCGAATTCGGCGGCAAGGTGCTCTCCCCGATGGTGAAGCGCATCGCCCCCGACGCGAAAACGACCAGCATCGTCTCGATGGACGACATCGAAGCGCTGGTGAAGGAAATCTAACTCTCCGCCCGCGAGCGGGAGCGGAAGAAGGAGAAAAGTTATGTTCGATCTTTCGGGAATGACCGCGCTGGTGACCGGCGCTTCGGGGGGAATCGGTTCCGCGGTGGCGAAGGCGCTCGCCGACCATGGTGCGCGCGTCGCTTTGTCCGGCACGCGCGAGGACGCGCTGAAGAAGGTGCAGGCGGAGCTTGGCGGGGACCATGTCATCCTGCCGTGCAACCTGTCGGACGCGGCTGCGGTCGATGCGCTCGTTCCGCAGGCGGTCGAGGCGCTGGGCGGCAAGCTCGACATCCTCGTCAACAATGCCGGCGTCACCCGCGACAATCTGGCGATGCGGATGAAGGACGAGGAATGGTCCGATGTGATCCGTATCAACCTCGAGGCAGCCTTCCGGCTCGCCCGCGCGGCGATGAAGCCGATGATGCGTGCCAAGCATGGCCGCATCATCTCGGTGACCTCGGTGGTCGGTGCGACCGGCAATCCGGGCCAGGCCAATTATGCCGCGTCCAAGGCCGGCCTCGTCGGCATGTCCAAGGCGATCGCGCAGGAAGTCGCCAGCCGCGGCATCACCGTCAATTGCATCGCCCCCGGCTTCATCGCCTCGCCGATGACCGACGCGCTGCCGGAGGCGCAAAAGGAGGCTTTGCTTGGCCGCATTCCCGCGGGTAAGCTGGGCGAGGGCCAGGACGTCGCCGCCGCGGTCGTTTATCTGGCGAGCCGCGAAGCCGCCTACGTGACGGGCCAGACCCTGCACGTGAATGGCGGCATGGCGATGTTGTAAGGCGTCTCACGCGCGAACAGATACGAACGGCCACTTGCCAGCGGACGCTGGGAGCGGCTAGGGCGAACACAAACAAACCCTAGGGAAGGTTAGAATATGAGCGAGACCGCCGAGCGCGTTAAGAAGATTGTCGTCGAGCATCTGGGCGTCGAAGCCGAGAAGGTCACCGAAGAAGCGAGCTTCATCGACGACCTCGGTGCCGACAGCCTCGACATCGTCGAGCTGGTCATGGCCTTCGAGGAAGAGTTCGGCGTCGAGATCCCCGACGACGCGGCCGAGAAGATCGCGACGGTCAAGGACGCGATCGACTACATCGAGGCGAACAAGGGCTAAGGCCCATGGCTACGGCCCCGGCCCGGTGGTGATCGAGCCGTAGTTTCAAAGCGGCTCCCCGTCCAAGGCCGGGGGGCCGTTTTTGTCTGAATATCACAGGAGTTTCCGAATGCGCCGCGTAGTTGTCACCGGTCTCGGGCTTGTCACCCCCCTCGGCTCCAGCGTCGAGACGAGCTGGAAGAACATCATCGCGTCCAAGAGCGGCGCGACCCGGATCACCCGCTTCGATCCCACCGATTATGCCTGCCAGGTCGCCTGCGAGGTTAAGCCGCCAGAGCATGAATATGGCTTCGATCCGAACAAGCGCGTCGACCACAAGGTCCAGCGCCAGGTCGATCCGTTCATCATCTACGGCATCGACGCCGCCGGCCAGGCGCTCGAGGATGCCGGCCTCACCGACATGACCGAGGAGCAGCGCTACCGCGCCGGCGTCTCGATCGGTTCGGGCATCGGCGGCCTTCCCGGCATCGAGAAGGAATCGATCGTCCTCCACGAAAAGGGCCCGCGCCGCGTCAGCCCGCATTTCGTCCACGGCCGCCTGATCAACCTGATCTCGGGCCAGGTCTCGATCAAATACGGCCTGATGGGCCCGAACCACGCCGTCGTCACCGCCTGCTCGACCGGCGCGCACTCGATCGGCGACGCCGCGCGTATGATCGCGCTCGACGATGCCGACGTGATGCTCGCGGGCGGCGCAGAGAGCGCCTTGTGCCCGCTCGGTATTGCCGGCTTCGCCCAGGCGCGCGCGCTTTCCACCAATTTCAACGACGAGCCCGAGCGTGCCTCGCGTCCCTATGACAAGGACCGCGACGGCTTCGTCATGGGCGAGGGCGCGGGCGTCGTCGTGCTCGAGGAATATGAGCGCGCCAAGGCGCGCGGCGCGAAAATCTACGCCGAACTGGTCGGCTACGGCATGTCGGGCGACGCCTATCACGTCACCGCCCCGCATCCCGAAGGCGCCGGCGGCTATCGGGCGATGGCGAACGCGATCAAGCGCTCGGGCCTCGACCTGGCCGACATCGACTATATCAACGCCCACGGCACCTCGACGCCGCTCGGCGACGAGCTCGAGCTCGGCGCGGTCCGCCGCCTGTTCGGCAGCCATGTCGGCGACCTGTCGATGAGCTCGACCAAGTCGGCCATCGGCCACCTGCTCGGCGGCGCCGGCGCGGTGGAGGCGATCTTCTGCATCCTCGCGCTGCGCGACCAGATCGTGCCGCCGACCCTCAACCTCGACAATCCGAGTGAGGGCACGGTCGGAGTCGACCTCGTCCCGCACGTCGCCAAGGAGCGCCGCGTCCGCGCGGTGGTCAACAACAGCTTCGGCTTCGGCGGCACCAACGCCAGCCTGGTGATGCAGGCGGTCTGACGCATGAAGAAGTTGGTCGCCCTCGGCCTGCTGCTGGCAGTCCTGCTGCTGGTCGTGGGCGGCTTCTTCCTCAGCGGCTGGACCAGTCCCGGTCCGGCCGCCAAGCCGGTTCCGGTGCTGATCGCGCCAGGCTCCAGCCTTGCCAAAGCGGCAGCGACGCTCGAGCAGGCCGGCGTGCTCGGCTCGGCCGATCGCTTCCTGCTGCAGGCGAAACTGCTGGGCGGCGACGAGCCGATCCAGGCCGGCGAATATGAGTTTCCGGCCAAAGCGAGTCCGTCGGAAGTGTTGCGACTGCTGCAGAGCGGCAAGACGCTGCAGCGCTTCGTCGCGGTGCCCGAGGGCCTGCCCTCGATCCTCGTCCACGAGCGGCTGATGGCCGCGCCGACGCTGACCGGTGACGTCGCGGTTCCGGACGAAGGAACCGTCCTGCCCGACAGCTACAGCTACCAGCGCGGCGAGACCCGCGCGGCGGTTCTGCAGCGCATGCAGGCGGCGATGACCAAGGAGCTGGACGCGCTCTGGGCCAAGCGCAAGCCCCATGCGGTCGTCACCAGCAAGCACGATGCCGTGACCCTGGCTTCGATCGTCGAGAAGGAGACGGCCAAGCCGTCCGAGCGCCGTATGATCGCCGGCGTCTATTCGAACCGGATCAGGACCGGCATGCCGCTCCAGGCCGATCCGACCGTCATCTATCCGATCACCCGGGGCAAGCCGCTCGGCCGCCGCATCCTGCGCTCGGAGCTGCGCGCGAAGAACGGCTACAACACCTACTCCATGGCCGGCATGCCGATCGGGCCGATCGCCAATCCGGGCCGCGAGTCGATTGCCGCCGTGCTGGATCCCGAACCGACGCAGGCGCTCTATTTCGTCGCCGACGGGACGGGCGGGCACGTCTTCGCCAACACGCTCGCCGAGCATAATGCCAACGTGCGTAAATGGTTCGCCATCCGCCGCGCGCGCGGCGAGATGTAGGCGCTAGCCCGGAGCCCTGCTCAGGAGAGGCGGCGGCGGTCGACGATCGCGGTGCGGGCGGCCACGGCGGCGAGCGGCTCGCTCACCGTCTTGCCATGGTGGCCGGTAGCGTGGATCAGCTGGGCCGCGTCCTGCATCATCCCGACATGGCCTTCGAAGAAGATAAGGTCGCCGCGGCGGAGCACCGCGTCGTCCGCCAGCGCCTGGCCGAGCGCGCGCTGCTGGTCGCTGTCGCGCGGCGTTCGGATTCCGCACAGGCCGTGCGAGACTTGGACGAGGCCCGAGCAATCGATGCCGGTCGAGGTGCGTCCCCCGAGCAGATAGGGCGAGCCGAGGAGGCGCTCCGCCACGGCGACGGGGTCATGCTCGAAAGCGTCGATTGCCCGGATGTTGGTAAACGGGATGAAGCCGCTGTCGGTGGCCAGGAAGCCGTGGCTTTCGTGGCCGGCCACGCGCGAGCCCAGTGGCAGGGTGGCGAGCGGCGTCGCGTGCAGGTCGGCGTCGGCGAGGATCGGGGCGGAGGCCGCGGCGACGACATGGGTCGCCGGCACGGACTCGGTCAGCTCGATCGCTTCGACATAGCCGACATATTGGTCGTGGCGGCTGTAGCCCCAAGCCCAATGACCGGAAATTTCGAGAACGGCGAATTCCTCGCCGGGCAGAAGTTCCGACGTGGGCGGGCTGTCGGGGTCGGGCCGGGCGCGGATCATCGCCGGACGGATGCCACAGGCCCGTTTCATCGGCTGGACGTAATGGGGGGCGAACAGCCGACCCGCCAGCGCGACATCCGCGAGATCGCGGCGAAACGCATTGATGCGGGGATCCAGCGTCGCCGAGGGACCCAGCAGCCGGAACGTCTCAGCCCGGTTGGAGGATGAAGCCGCGTTCCT
This portion of the Sphingomonas sp. LY54 genome encodes:
- a CDS encoding C40 family peptidase; protein product: MKRACGIRPAMIRARPDPDSPPTSELLPGEEFAVLEISGHWAWGYSRHDQYVGYVEAIELTESVPATHVVAAASAPILADADLHATPLATLPLGSRVAGHESHGFLATDSGFIPFTNIRAIDAFEHDPVAVAERLLGSPYLLGGRTSTGIDCSGLVQVSHGLCGIRTPRDSDQQRALGQALADDAVLRRGDLIFFEGHVGMMQDAAQLIHATGHHGKTVSEPLAAVAARTAIVDRRRLS
- the rpsR gene encoding 30S ribosomal protein S18; the encoded protein is MARPFFRRRKSCPFSGNDAPKIDYKDVRLLQGFVSERGKIVPSRITAVSAKRQRELAKAIKRARHLGLLPYVVK
- a CDS encoding I78 family peptidase inhibitor translates to METIMVARAASWLLLSVAGCAAPAAPPERAPAAAIDADRCDVERVRALVGEPATAEVGKRAQALSGAAMLRWIRPGEPVTSEYMTSRLTIDVDSRGRIRGFRCG
- the fabD gene encoding ACP S-malonyltransferase, with amino-acid sequence MRAFIFPGQGSQAVGMGRALAEASAVARAVFEEVDDALGQKLSRLMADGPIEELTLTENAQPAIMANALATLRVSGIALDNADFVAGHSLGEYSALCAAEAFDLATTARLLKLRGRAMQAAVPVGQGAMAALLGLGLEAAQEVAAEAAQGEVCTVANDNDPSQVVVSGHKAAVERSLEIAKAKGARRALLLPVSAPFHCPLMQPAADAMAEALAGADLRPPLVPIYANVTAAPAADPAEIRALLVEQVTGMVRWRESVAAMAEAGVTHFVEFGGKVLSPMVKRIAPDAKTTSIVSMDDIEALVKEI
- the rpsF gene encoding 30S ribosomal protein S6, whose amino-acid sequence is MPLYEHVFLARQDLAQAQVDALAETATKIIEDNGGKVVKTETWGLRSLAYRIQKNRKAHYVMLEIDAPAPLVAELERQTQINEDVVRYMTIKVEEHEAGPSAMMRRNERDRDGRGDRGDRGDRGPRGDRGDRGDRGDRAPRADRAQTEA
- the fabF gene encoding beta-ketoacyl-ACP synthase II, producing the protein MRRVVVTGLGLVTPLGSSVETSWKNIIASKSGATRITRFDPTDYACQVACEVKPPEHEYGFDPNKRVDHKVQRQVDPFIIYGIDAAGQALEDAGLTDMTEEQRYRAGVSIGSGIGGLPGIEKESIVLHEKGPRRVSPHFVHGRLINLISGQVSIKYGLMGPNHAVVTACSTGAHSIGDAARMIALDDADVMLAGGAESALCPLGIAGFAQARALSTNFNDEPERASRPYDKDRDGFVMGEGAGVVVLEEYERAKARGAKIYAELVGYGMSGDAYHVTAPHPEGAGGYRAMANAIKRSGLDLADIDYINAHGTSTPLGDELELGAVRRLFGSHVGDLSMSSTKSAIGHLLGGAGAVEAIFCILALRDQIVPPTLNLDNPSEGTVGVDLVPHVAKERRVRAVVNNSFGFGGTNASLVMQAV
- a CDS encoding MFS transporter; translation: MSDRAATESKTPLRRVVMASLIGTTIEWYDFFLYGSAAALVFNKLFFPEYDPLTGTLLAFATYALGFLARPVGGIVFGHYGDRIGRKRLLMLSLILMGVATVLIGLLPTYNQIGIWAPIALIALRLVQGFAVGGEWGGAVLMAAEHGDAARRGFWASWPQAGVPAGNLLAAAVLALMAGLQSEADFLAWGWRIPFLLSALLVVVGWYIRNKVAEPRMFEEAIEQAKTPPKLPAIEVFRERPKAVLLGAGIRVGENISYYILTVFSLTFLVDVAEETRSVALNALLVGAAVQFFAIPLFAWLSDRIGRRPVYAFGGIGLALWMFVFFRLLESGDNGSIILAIVVGLVLHGAMYGPQAAFITELFPTRIRYSGVSIAYQLTSIVAGSLAPIIALALYREYDSALPVAIYVAIACAISGLSALLAKETKGVELSEIR
- the fabG gene encoding 3-oxoacyl-[acyl-carrier-protein] reductase, encoding MFDLSGMTALVTGASGGIGSAVAKALADHGARVALSGTREDALKKVQAELGGDHVILPCNLSDAAAVDALVPQAVEALGGKLDILVNNAGVTRDNLAMRMKDEEWSDVIRINLEAAFRLARAAMKPMMRAKHGRIISVTSVVGATGNPGQANYAASKAGLVGMSKAIAQEVASRGITVNCIAPGFIASPMTDALPEAQKEALLGRIPAGKLGEGQDVAAAVVYLASREAAYVTGQTLHVNGGMAML
- the rplI gene encoding 50S ribosomal protein L9, translated to MDVILLERIEKLGHIGDVVKVKNGYARNFLLPNGKALRANEANRKVFEANRAKIESDNAARKSVAEKESKDIEGVTVQLIRQASNTGQLYGSVSARDLVEVLEADKHKVGKNQIVLDRPIKAIGMHDVRVALHPEVSVTIRVNVARSPEEAELQAQGVDVMAEMFEKDEAGFTEDYDANAEPGTIASDEEAPAAEAEGETEEAQG
- the mltG gene encoding endolytic transglycosylase MltG; translation: MKKLVALGLLLAVLLLVVGGFFLSGWTSPGPAAKPVPVLIAPGSSLAKAAATLEQAGVLGSADRFLLQAKLLGGDEPIQAGEYEFPAKASPSEVLRLLQSGKTLQRFVAVPEGLPSILVHERLMAAPTLTGDVAVPDEGTVLPDSYSYQRGETRAAVLQRMQAAMTKELDALWAKRKPHAVVTSKHDAVTLASIVEKETAKPSERRMIAGVYSNRIRTGMPLQADPTVIYPITRGKPLGRRILRSELRAKNGYNTYSMAGMPIGPIANPGRESIAAVLDPEPTQALYFVADGTGGHVFANTLAEHNANVRKWFAIRRARGEM
- a CDS encoding acyl carrier protein, which gives rise to MSETAERVKKIVVEHLGVEAEKVTEEASFIDDLGADSLDIVELVMAFEEEFGVEIPDDAAEKIATVKDAIDYIEANKG